A genomic segment from Plasmodium sp. gorilla clade G2 genome assembly, chromosome: 3 encodes:
- a CDS encoding endonuclease/exonuclease/phosphatase family protein, putative, whose translation MKCQIFYKCLFVVVIFLNEYNAIMLSTRRNNHNTIKYIFNDKFNFSEKEKKSYTFPPYMNVIKNKRKKTQSCIFSSPLKINYNSVIDKSRRNISSSFHNIYNNTNHIDTNINNNNKKKLSDPLHFFIHSFISHRINNNNKYNKYILYTNNQYHFSPHYCKKKNYFVTQLNAENTNYIKEVATTLKTTSQSNLDNNLILNEKKMEINIIPNKEEEEDEIKKGGQHSKILHNINIYDVKEDNKSTELKEQQNDIKNMNNVSLMKTKNNDSNTIYYDSHKNANILTLEELIKTKKVSNIFIINNTENEELNIELYFDHKELKLLRKKEETLNSLKNRLTLNLLKLEKKKLKRKRQHGEVKEQNGKDKMILIKEEKSGELINNIKDNINENICKLATKEEEKTSIHFLDIDNNIIDENNILSNIMDKLKYVVINGMKIEIFKNLYELKQIYISMDVFDNHPIIPCNMPMNNLNKYIYYWIDSNDKNVIKSLDLFYVPNKEDVNKKLQLVIYDKENPFHFYVTDDVYVNENRFKNEMMIKNNRYSEFNNDDRKNNSCEKNIIRILSYNILAPIYTNTKYALEHMFKNIDPCYLKTNYRSHLLIHDINNYYDIISLQEVSEYLHNNLFCTFLNENYFSNYKPKNNYGNDGCSLFVNKEKFSLIEYKNYEFNQVIKTDELKNIYDTFLNLSKELDDIIKEIKTVFQIGIYMHKNTNSIFLISNTHFYFHSLAQHIRALQSYTILHILQTLKNKYQLTYPDKEIYVILNGDFNTNFDSEVFHFMQGKDISPTSEIWLNAQLFKKEFDDLDKYPNLFELEKNKNNNEQSIIGPHLDRKKFIPLYSAYTKQDIQFTNWNNNFIDVLDYIFLSTNIKVKKVLKGIDKECFQKYKGALSPINPSDHISIAAEVEL comes from the coding sequence atgAAATGTCAGATTTTCTACAAGTGTCTCTTTGTTGTagttatatttttgaatgaATATAATGCAATTATGCTTAGTACCAGAAGAAATAACCataatacaataaaatacatatttaatgATAAATTCAATTTTagtgaaaaagaaaaaaaaagttatacaTTTCCTCCATATAtgaatgttataaaaaataaaaggaaaaaaacaCAGTCTTGCATTTTTTCTTCtcctttaaaaataaattataatagcGTTATTGATAAATCAAGAAGAAACATATCTTCAtcttttcataatatatataataatacaaatcatattgatacaaatataaataataataataaaaagaaattatctGATCCGTTGCACTTTTTTATACATTCATTTATATCCCAtcgaataaataataataataaatataataaatatattttatatactaaTAATCAGTATCATTTTTCGCCTCATTATTgtaaaaagaagaattattttGTTACCCAGCTTAACGCAGAAAATactaattatattaaagaaGTTGCAACCACCCTTAAAACGACTAGCCAAAGTAACttagataataatttaatattaaacgagaaaaaaatggaaataaatattattccaaataaagaagaagaagaagacgAGATAAAAAAGGGGGGGCAACATTccaaaatattacataacaTCAACATTTATGATGtaaaagaagataataaaagtacagaattaaaagaacaacagaatgatataaaaaatatgaataatgttTCATtaatgaaaacaaaaaataatgatagcaatactatatattatgattctCATAAGAATGCAAATATTCTTACTCTTGAAGAGTTAATAAAGACAAAAAAAGtatcaaatatttttattataaataacacagaaaatgaagaattaaatatcgaattatattttgatcACAAAGAATTAAAgcttttaagaaaaaaagaggAAACACTCAATTCTTTGAAAAATAGATTGacattaaatttattaaaattagaaaaaaaaaaactaaaaagaaaaagacaACATGGTGAAGTTAAAGAGCAAAATGGAAAGgataaaatgatattaataaaggaagaaaaatctggagaattaataaataatataaaagataacattaatgaaaatatatgtaaactAGCTACAAAAGAGGAAGAAAAAACTTCAATTCATTTTCTtgatattgataataatattattgatgaaaataatatattatcaaatattatggataaattaaaatatgtagTTATAAATGGAAtgaaaatagaaatattCAAAAACTTGTATgaattaaaacaaatatatatatctatggATGTATTTGATAATCATCCTATTATACCTTGTAATATGCCtatgaataatttaaataaatatatatattactggATTGattcaaatgataaaaaCGTAATTAAATCATTGGATCTGTTTTATGTACCAAATAAAGAAGATGTTAATAAAAAACTTCAACTCGTTATATATGATAAGGAAAATCCTTTCCATTTTTATGTTACAGATGATGTATATGTTAATGAAAATAGGTTTAAAAACGaaatgatgataaagaaCAATAGATATTCTGaatttaataatgatgatagaaaaaataatagttgtgaaaaaaatattatacgtatattatcatataatattttagcacctatatatacaaatactAAATATGCATTAGAAcatatgtttaaaaatatagacccatgttatttaaaaacaaattatagATCCCATCTTTTAATAcatgatattaataattattatgatattataagTTTACAAGAAGTAAGtgaatatttacataataatttattttgtacctttttaaatgaaaattatttttctaattataagccaaaaaataattatggaAATGATGGATGTTCCTTATTtgtaaataaagaaaaattttcattaattgaatataaaaattatgaatttAATCAAGTTATAAAAAcagatgaattaaaaaacatatatgatacctttttaaatttatcaaAGGAATtagatgatataataaaagaaattaaaacaGTATTCCAAATAggaatatatatgcataaaaatacaaattccATTTTCCTTATATCTAATACTCATTTCTATTTTCATAGTCTAGCACAACATATAAGAGCTTTACAATCATATACTATTCTACACATATTACAAAcattaaaaaacaaatatcaATTAACTTATCCTGacaaagaaatatatgtCATATTAAACGGAGATTTTAATACAAATTTCGATTCAGAagtatttcattttatgCAAGGAAAAGATATTTCTCCAACGTCAGAAATATGGCTTAATGCAcaactttttaaaaaagaatttgaTGATCTAGATAAATATCCAAATCTATTcgaattagaaaaaaacaaaaataataatgaacaaTCTATAATAGGACCACATTTAGACAGAAAGAAATTTATACCTCTATATTCTGCATATACAAAACAAGATATCCAATTCACAAATTGGAATAACAACTTTATTGATGTTcttgattatatatttttatctacaaatataaaagttaAAAAAGTCTTAAAGGGTATTGATAAAGAATGCTTTCAAAAATACAAAGGTGCTCTTTCTCCTATAAACCCTAGTGATCACATATCTATAGCTGCTGAGGTAGAATTATGA
- a CDS encoding ubiquitin-conjugating enzyme, putative: MSTFARRRIIQDLNKINKEKNKSFEASPFADNIMYCHAIIRGPDDTIWECGIFHLIIHFSEEYPVSPPKLKFLSKIYHPNIYTDGNICLDILQNQWSPIYDITSILTSIQSLLNDPNTSSPANPEAARIFINNRNLYNKKVLMCVEDSWEMPKFNINTYS, from the exons atGTCAACATTTGCAAGAAGAAGAATCATTCAAGatttgaataaaataaacaaagaaaaaaataaaagttttGAAGCTTCACCATTTGctgataatattatgtattgtCATGCAATTATAAGAGGACCAGATGATACTATATGGGAGTGTGGAATATTTCATTTgataattcatttttctGAAGAATATCCCGTATCACCtccaaaattaaaatttctatctaaaatatatcatcctaatatatatacagatGGAAATATATGTTTAGATATTTTACAAAATCAATGGAGTcctatatatgatattacgTCTATACTTACATCAATTCAATCTTTGTTAAATGACCCCAATACATCTTCCCCTGCTAATCCGGAAGCAGCGcgaatatttattaataatagaaatttatataacaagAAAGTATTA atgTGTGTTGAGGATAGCTGGGAAATGCccaaatttaatataaatacttaTAGTTGA
- a CDS encoding kinesin-8, putative, which yields MYVCIHMSTNEFNNLLKKKCNKVKLNNNDENNKVNDICIYNRDFPHNINKNNITINNNNTNNNNNIKKKNNNFLCAQNKKGDKNIIWIRNKERKSIIKKKKISNDTTKYINNNIKKKSISCTEKANCVIKHNSFINKTKKFGRIIKEYEPIKSSKNITNIPHMRKTKNLNDPFFLNNYYYNKEENNPIIICSDEQERKTKIYSTNHHTNNILNYNDHTLKLFCNITENNKAILHTNKSHLPKNNILMPSYMQKKGTHIRETIKNGYPNIKGESNTSGDHITNSEHIINGQYDALKNMSLNNYDHQHNNIMNNMPNKSNKNKLSVLNNNININNNINNNNNNNQDVIENMNEYPITSKNIYDSIYIPQINIKNIINSEEINSNNSNNNNNNINIHNNNMYSNPTSSVTSKKNENNNLINTLNAYSNVKVAVRIKPIGESEENIVSIFNNNYVLIEKENEKECYLLSQKKKQSTYVFDAVFDVNATQEEVFFQTAKPLIPHVFKGINCTVFAYGATGSGKTYTMLDDKNQNGIVQLSLLELFNIINEKKCRNIKVLMSFLEVYNETIRDLLGKEKNKTLEVQEDVAEVKVSNLCEIEVKNYEQAMLLINEGVKNRKMSPTRANKVSSRSHAILQIYVYNEILDDDMNTISYKAKLCFVDLAGSERASATSNKGERFKEGSYINQSLLALANCINSLASNRNISKVRVKYRDSKLTHLLKNSLEGNCLVVMIANINPSRTSFQESNNTLKYAFRARNIKLCATVQTNDNKESDIEKILKKNENLQKEYDILLGKYTNLKEFFVIMNVIIQLYKKQISCYKLIENISDNMSSMELKQDITMYDQLIKMKFDEYRKKVDSLKDSYHEEKEFLNNLFDTFLEKNLNYLINSKNGYVGVNGNESNKTLLEEMIFFKHNENKVNENLLVNENVVNENNVVNENVVVNENVVVNENVVVNENVVVNENVVVNENVVVNENNVLNENIMVNKNVDVDENIMVNKNVDVDENIIVNKNVDVDENIIVNKNVDVDKNTMVNKNVDVDEKYKVGLSAEGKTEYHNKNNEENNKIDIGDNDKDAINDNHNNNNGIDNNDDEYQSANSPVESEIVKKEKKKKIPINIETYKKITIKCTRFQVNKIPSDINIAGILNKEDVSNKNMEKNNFEKKDEYNPFHNNLTNMQNSILYNIINSNVENSPHSPRVRKNVAKMLLKGNLNTANFLMDNNTIKNMNTNKISNKHNIKNNNILNNENGKINDKSSKYKNENNTTTNNNNNNNNNNNNNSSSSSSSSKVDGINILNTSNTNEPLHKSNDVYPLNINDANKMTIHKNDMEKNDIHLTNIDTISKSHNTDLLKENKRKLENFQENIKHEHKDEASLYVKKKKIKKKM from the exons atgtatgtatgtatacaTATGAGTACAAATGagtttaataatttattaaaaaaaaaa TGTAATAAAGTTAAattgaataataatgatgagaataataaggtaaatgatatatgtatttataataggGATTTTcctcataatataaataaaaataatattacgataaataataataatacaaataataataataatataaaaaaaaagaataataattttttatgtgcACAAAATAAGAAAGGTgataagaatattatatggatacgtaataaagaaagaaaatccattataaaaaaaaaaaaaataagtaatgataccacaaaatatataaataataatattaaaaaaaaatccatTAGTTGTACTGAGAAAGCAAATTGTGTAATTAAacataattcttttattaataaaaccAAAAAATTTGGAAGAATAATTAAGGAATACGAGCCAATAAAAagttcaaaaaatataacaaatattcCTCATAtgagaaaaacaaaaaatttgaatgatccatttttcttaaataattattattataataaagaagaaaacaaTCCAATCATTATTTGTAGTGATGAACAAGAAAGAAAAACTAAGATATATAGTACCAATCatcatacaaataatatattaaattataatgatcacacattaaaattattttgtaatattacTGAGAACAATAAAGCTATTTTACATACAAATAAAAGTCATTTgccaaaaaataatattttaatgccATCATATATGCAAAAAAAAGGTACACACATTAGAGAGACTATTAAAAATGGGTATCCAAATATAAAGGGTGAGTCTAATACCAGTGGGGATCATATAACAAATAGTGAGCATATTATAAATGGACAATATGAtgcattaaaaaatatgtctTTAAACAATTATGATCATCagcataataatattatgaacaatATGCCTAATAAATCtaacaaaaacaaattatCCGTACtgaacaataatattaatattaataataatattaataataataataataataatcaggATGTGATtgaaaatatgaatgaatatCCAATTACTTCAAAAAATATCTATGacagtatatatataccccaaataaatataaaaaatattataaactcagaagaaattaatagtaataatagtaataataataataataatattaatattcataataacaatatgtaTAGTAATCCAACAAGTAGTGTTACTTCCAAGAAGAATGAAAATAACAATTTGATCAATACATTGAATGCTTACTCAAATGTCAAAGTTGCTGTTCGTATAAAACCTATAGGAGAATCTGAAGAAAATATTGTAtccatttttaataataattatgttttGATAGAGAAAGAAAATGAGAAAGAATGTTATTTACTGTctcaaaaaaagaaacagtCAACATATGTGTTTGATGCCGTTTTTGATGTTAATGCTACACAAGAAGAAGTGTTTTTTCAAACAGCTAAGCCATTAATACCTCATGTTTTTAAAGGTATAAATTGTACTGTTTTTGCATATGGTGCTACAGGATCAGGAAAAACATATACTATGCttgatgataaaaatcaaaatggTATTGTACAATTATCTTTAttagaattatttaatataataaatgaaaagaaatgtagaaatataaaagtacTTATGAGTTTTTTAGAAGTATATAATGAAACAATTCGAGATTTAttaggaaaagaaaaaaataaaactttAGAAGTTCAAGAAGATGTTGCTGAAGTTAAAGTTAGTAATCTGTGTGAAATAGAAGTAAAGAATTATGAACAAGCTATgttattaataaatgaagGTGTCAAAAATAGGAAAATGTCACCTACGAGAGCAAATAAAGTATCTAGTAGATCTCATGCTATTTTAcaaatttatgtttataatgAAATTTTAGATGATGATATGAATACTATAAGTTATAAAGCCAAATTATGTTTTGTAGATTTAGCAGGTTCTGAAAGAGCTAGTGCAACATCAAATAAAGGAGAAAGATTCAAAGAAGGATCTTATATTAATCAATCCTTATTAGCATTAGCTAACTGTATTAATTCTTTAGCATCTAATAGGAATATATCCAAAGTAAGAGTTAAATATAGAGATAGTAAATTAAcacatttattaaaaaattctcTTGAAGGTAATTGTCTAGTTGTTATGATTGCTAATATTAACCCTTCTAGAACATCATTTCAAGAATCTAATAATACTCTTAAATATGCTTTCCGTGctagaaatattaaattatgtgCTACAGTACaaacaaatgataataaagaaagtgatatagaaaaaattttaaaaaaaaatgaaaatttacaAAAAGAATATGATATCTTATTAGGAAAATATACTAATTTGAAAGAGTTCTTTGTCATTATGAATGTTATAattcaattatataaaaaacaaatttcatgttataaattaatagaaAACATATCTGATAATATGTCCTCCATGGAATTAAAACAAGATATTACTATGTATGATCAACTTATCAAAATGAAATTTGATGAATATAGAAAGAAAGTGGATTCATTGAAAGATTCATATCATGAGGAAAAAGAGTttcttaataatttatttgataCCTTTCTTGAAAAAAACTTAAATTATCTTATTAATAGTAAAAATGGTTATGTTGGAGTGAATGGCAATGAGAGCAATAAAACGTTGCTGGAGgaaatgattttttttaagcACAATGAGAATAAAGTGAATGAAAATTTATTAGTCAATGAAAATGTTgtgaatgaaaataatgtgGTGAACGAAAATGTTGTGGTGAACGAAAATGTTGTGGTGAACGAAAATGTTGTGGTGAACGAAAATGTTGTGGTGAATGAAAATGTTGTGGTGAACGAAAATGTTGTGgtgaatgaaaataatgtgttgaatgaaaatattatggtGAACAAAAATGTTGACgttgatgaaaatattatggtGAACAAAAATGTTGACgttgatgaaaatattatagtgAACAAAAATGTTGATgttgatgaaaatattatagtgAACAAAAATGTTGATGTGGATAAAAATACTATGGTGAACAAAAATGTTGATGTGGATGAAAAGTATAAGGTGGGATTATCCGCCGAAGGTAAGACTGAATAtcataacaaaaataatgaggaaaataataagatCGATATAGGAGATAATGATAAGGATGCTATTAATGATAaccataataataacaatggcattgataataatgatgatgaatatCAAAGTGCAAACTCACCAGTTGAATCTGAAAttgtaaaaaaagaaaagaaaaaaaaaattccaataaatattgaaacatataaaaaaataactaTTAAATGCACAAGATTTCAAGTAAATAAAATACCAAGTGATATTAATATTGCAGGAATATTAAACAAAGAAGATgtatcaaataaaaatatggaaaaaaataattttgaaaaaaaagatgaatatAACCCATTCCATAATAATCTAACAAATATGCAAaattctatattatataatatcattaataGCAATGTAGAAAACTCACCACATTCTCCTAGAGTAAGAAAAAATGTTGCAAAAATGTTATTAAAGGGGAATTTAAATACAGCTAATTTTTTAATGGATAACAATACAATCAAAAATATGAACACCAATAAAATTtcaaataaacataatataaaaaataataacatactCAATAATGAAAATGGAAAGATAAATGACAAGTCGAGCAAGtacaaaaatgaaaacaacACCACCaccaacaacaacaacaacaacaataataataataataataatagtagtagtagtagtagtagtagtaagGTAGACgggataaatatattaaacacTTCAAATACGAATGAACCTTTACATAAATCCAATGACGTATACccattaaatataaatgatgcaAATAAAATGACGAtccataaaaatgatatggaaaaaaatgatattcaTTTGACTAATATAGATACCATAAGTAAAAGTCATAATACAGacttattaaaagaaaataaaaggaaattagaaaattttcaagaaaatataaaacatgaaCATAAGGATGAAGCTTCTTTAtatgtaaagaaaaaaaaaattaaaaagaaaatgtaa